The Daphnia pulex isolate KAP4 chromosome 3, ASM2113471v1 genome includes a region encoding these proteins:
- the LOC124190662 gene encoding U1 small nuclear ribonucleoprotein C-like, translated as MPKYYCDYCDTYLTHDSPSVRKTHCSGRKHKENVKFYYQKWMEDQAQSLIDATIEAYKKGIMKGGAAIPPPGNLNLPGMPPRPPGPGQMMGPGGPMMGGPPGGPMMGPGGPMGMPGGRPPMGQMGPGGPMNPMGPMMMGPGPGGPMHHMMMRPGMPGMPGMQPGMQPGMQPGMQPGMQPGMQPGMPGRQQAPQAPGTQAT; from the exons ATGCCTAA aTACTACTGCGATTATTGTGACACTTACTTGACACATGATTCG ccTTCTGTACGAAAGACACATTGCTCTGGAAGGAAgcataaagaaaatgtaaaattttacTATCAGAAGTGGATGGAAGATCAAGCTCAAAGCCTCATTGATGCGACTA TTGAAGCTTACAAAAAGGGAATTATGAAAGGAGGTGCTGCCATTCCACCACCAGGAAACTTGAACTTACCAGGAA TGCCTCCAAGACCTCCAGGTCCAGGACAAATGATGGGACCAGGAGGTCCAATGATGGGAGGTCCACCTGGAGGACCAATGATGGGTCCTGGAGGGCCTATGGGTATGCCAGGTGGACGTCCACCAATGGGCCAAATGGGACCAGGAGGACCAATGAATCCAATGGGGCCTATGATGATGGGTCCTGGACCAGGGGGACCAATGCATCATATGATGATGAGACCAGGAATGCCAGGCATGCCTGGAATGCAACCAGGTATGCAACCAGGTATGCAACCAGGCATGCAACCAGGTATGCAACCAGGAATGCAACCTGGCATGCCAGGAAGACAACAAGCTCCTCAAGCGCCTGGAACACAAGCAACATAA
- the LOC124191093 gene encoding tRNA-uridine aminocarboxypropyltransferase 2-like isoform X1 — MDEDFIRFSDDIVSGDAVQRTSCEKCRRPLRVCWCSYLPDTPVKINGKIIILQHPDEEKRNLKTGPMLFHGMTSGQCLIFYGKKFPSAKHQGLKEMLEEPHTYVLYPGPQSKCITDISHTHPQGESYNLVLIDGTWQQAKSMYFHSPFLHSLPQVSLPELGPSLYVIRTQPSEYCLSTVESAALAMSIMETDKSIVDKLVHPLKALCTFQLKYGAVEHQDKVTLLELGQYRKPVGKRTMKFLRQTAHKSVLEKL, encoded by the exons atggatgaAGACTTTATACGATTCTCAGATGATATAGTCTCAGGTGATGCTGTGCAACGAACAAGCTGTGAAAAGTGCAG acgTCCTCTTCGAGTGTGTTGGTGCTCTTATTTGCCAGATACCCCTGTTAAAATTAATGGTAAAATCATCATTTTACAACACCCagatgaagagaaaagaaatcttaaAACAGGGCCAATGCTTTTTCATGGAATGACAAGTGGACAGTGCCTTATTTTCTATGGAAAGAAATTTCCTTCTGCGAAACATCAAGGACTGAAAGAAATGCTAGAGGAACCACACACTTATGTCCTATATCCTGGACCCCAATCTAAGTGCATCACTGACATATCACATACTCATCCACAAGGAGAATCTTATAATCTTGTATTGATTGATGGAACATGGCAGCAAGCAAAATCTATGTATTTTCATAGCCCTTTCCTTCACTCTTTACCTCAG GTTTCCTTGCCAGAGCTGGGTCCCAGTTTGTATGTCATCAGGACTCAGCCATCTGAATACTGCCTATCAACAGTTGAGTCAGCAGCTTTAGCCATGTCTATAATGGAAACAGACAAAAGCATTGTTGATAAATTAGTTCATCCATTAAAAGCACTGTGCACATTCCAACTAAAATATGGTGCAGTTGAACATCAGGATAAAGTTACTCTTTTGGAATTAGGTCAGTACAGAAAACCAGTAGGAAAACGGACAATGAAATTTCTTAGGCAAACAGCCCACAAGTCAGTGttggaaaaattataa
- the LOC124191093 gene encoding tRNA-uridine aminocarboxypropyltransferase 2-like isoform X2, with protein MDEDFIRFSDDIVSGDAVQRTSCEKCRRPLRVCWCSYLPDTPVKINGKIIILQHPDEEKRNLKTGPMLFHGMTSGQCLIFYGKKFPSAKHQGLKEMLEEPHTYVLYPGPQSKCITDISHTHPQGESYNLVLIDGTWQQAKSMYFHSPFLHSLPQVSLPELGPSLYVIRTQPSEYCLSTVSTENQ; from the exons atggatgaAGACTTTATACGATTCTCAGATGATATAGTCTCAGGTGATGCTGTGCAACGAACAAGCTGTGAAAAGTGCAG acgTCCTCTTCGAGTGTGTTGGTGCTCTTATTTGCCAGATACCCCTGTTAAAATTAATGGTAAAATCATCATTTTACAACACCCagatgaagagaaaagaaatcttaaAACAGGGCCAATGCTTTTTCATGGAATGACAAGTGGACAGTGCCTTATTTTCTATGGAAAGAAATTTCCTTCTGCGAAACATCAAGGACTGAAAGAAATGCTAGAGGAACCACACACTTATGTCCTATATCCTGGACCCCAATCTAAGTGCATCACTGACATATCACATACTCATCCACAAGGAGAATCTTATAATCTTGTATTGATTGATGGAACATGGCAGCAAGCAAAATCTATGTATTTTCATAGCCCTTTCCTTCACTCTTTACCTCAG GTTTCCTTGCCAGAGCTGGGTCCCAGTTTGTATGTCATCAGGACTCAGCCATCTGAATACTGCCTATCAACA GTCAGTACAGAAAACCAGTAG
- the LOC124190660 gene encoding ubiquitin carboxyl-terminal hydrolase 31-like codes for MLGYPPDSLGVYPPMDGLDDQPVHHPNNYDLGSNDYLPKNSLRRGLSARFSNNPLFGTPSRKKNDKFSSRRTSIGNMTNLENNTVSDGVGNPKRSNSKRTGGFLSKVLQQMSVLTINHASQRKRRKAAEEEQEEDDTIPVAPIPQSVSHSSHLDHASGNKSKTITTRKCSTLPARLDYTPGVIGLRNHGNTCFINAILQCLNHTDLLAEYFVTDQYQSDLNRRSRLNIRKFGGTKGEITEQLAELLKALWSSQYEPEMTFKLKAVIDKYGTQYRGAAQHDAQEFLLWLLDKVHEDLNTATKKKYKKIKNSYGRPDEIVAAETMANHLRCNSSFVHQLFQAQFRSSLTCPHCHKQSSTFDPFLCVSLPIPRKRTQNVYVNVVYLCQQPRQVRIGLCMNGQADVKELKEVLSSDTGIDFNRMLLTEIDDQGFLRTHSDNQPISVLRETDPLYCIELPDVKEPCEEDGAFLVLCWINVLVDEHSQTRIGSCYTMQVARETSFEDLQKLLLKEMASVVHHQVICQKQEEPLFNIRVIDGVCRFIDSEEGEDGPLYLDAAVDHPLYTEAVDAALSLCDPEHGTPLHVKIVLEWDSDSKEKAIVDDEDVIEEHSSVGQLKATNEECTSVTLEECFQLYTQAEQLGPENAWHCPSCNRKQEVVKRLALWSSPDILIVHLKRFKQSAKQRTMSKLSVMIDFPVHGLDLTNHLASRSHSSHLNSQEIQSNNGYINQNPGGVGWRSLWSPLRIRSSFRSSTNAYNSHNTECLPNNPPNRRVLDEHVYDLYAVCNHHGTGLVGGHYTAYCRNPTDGMWYLFDDAHVSRVKESEIVTTSAYILFYQRRSLSMSSGSSEASSSSSSGSEHWAFRLPRGEARTQLSASNSRRGSTDNFSRKDRLYSTLPANSVGRGVRGVSLARNEEITDWSDDEAVALNGDWGTPEAPRRNEISQTQR; via the exons ATGTTGGGATATCCTCCTGATAGTTTGGGTGTATATCCCCCAATGGATGGGCTGGATGATCAACCAGTTCACCATCCTAATAATTACGATCTAGGTTCCAATGATTATCTACCAAAAAATAGTTTGAGAAGAGGACTGTCAGCTCGATTTTCTAACAACCCTCTATTTGGTACACctagcagaaagaaaaatgacaaattttcATCCAGGAGGACATCCATCGGCAATATGACTAATCTTGAAAACAACACAGTAAGTGATGGGGTTGGAAATCCTAAAAGGAGCAATAGCAAGAGAACTGGAGGCTTCTTATCCAAGGTCCTTCAACAGATGTCAGTTCTGACAATAAACCATGCTAGCCAAAGAAAGAGGCGAAAAGCTgctgaagaagaacaagaagaagacgataCTATACCAGTAGCTCCAATTCCTCAGTCTGTATCCCATTCCAGTCATCTAGATCATGCCAGTggtaataaatcaaaaaccaTCACCACCAGAAAGTGTAGCACCCTTCCAGCTAGGCTGGATTACACTCCGGGAGTCATCGGTTTACGCAATCATGGTAATACCTGCTTTATCAACGCGATACTGCAGTGCCTCAATCATACAGACCTACTGGCGGAGTACTTTGTCACCGATCAGTATCAATCTGATTTGAACCGACGAAGCCGTCTGAACATTCGCAAATTCGGTGGAACTAAAGGTGAAATCACAGAACAGTTGGCCGAGTTGCTCAAGGCCCTCTGGTCTAGTCAGTACGAACCGGAGATGACTTTTAAGTTAAAGGCAGTTATTGACAAGTATGGAACGCAGTATCGTGGAGCGGCTCAACATGACGCTCAAGAATTCCTGTTGTGGCTGCTCGATAAAGTTCACGAAGACCTTAATACAGCTACTAAGAAGaagtacaaaaaaattaag AATTCGTATGGACGACCAGACGAAATAGTGGCCGCTGAAACTATGGCCAACCACCTGCGGTGCAACTCCAGTTTTGTCCACCAGCTGTTCCAAGCGCAGTTCCGTTCCTCGCTTACCTGCCCCCATTGTCATAAGCAGAGTTCAACTTTTGATCCTTTTCTATGCGTTTCGTTACCAAt cccTCGCAAGCGGACCCAAAACGTTTACGTGAATGTCGTGTACCTCTGTCAGCAACCCAGACAA gTACGGATTGGCTTGTGCATGAACGGCCAAGCGGATGTCAAAGAACTAAAGGAAGTTTTGTCATCCGATACgggaatagatttcaatcgAATGTTGCTTACAGAAATTGACGACCAAGGATTCCTGCGCACTCATAGTG ATAACCAACCAATATCGGTACTAAGAGAGACTGACCCGCTTTATTGTATCGAATTACCTGATGTTAAAGAGCCATGCGAGGAGGATGGGGCATTTCTGGTTCTATGCTGGATCAATGTACTAGTTGACGAGCATAGTCAGACCCGTATAGGTAGCTGCTATACTATGCAAGTTGCCAGGGAAACTTCTTTCGAGGACCTTCAGAAGCTATTGCTCAAAGAAATGGCATCAGTTGTCCATCATCAAGTTATTTGCCAGAAACAAGAG GAACCTTTATTCAATATTCGAGTCATTGACGGTGTTTGCCGCTTCATCGACTCTGAAGAAGGGGAAGATGGCCCACTCTACTTAGACGCGGCTGTCGACCATCCACTGTACACAGAGGCAGTCGACGCTGCCCTTAGTCTCTGCGATCCAGAACATGGCACCCCACTACATGTAAAAATTGTCCTTGAGTGGGACTCCGATAgcaaagaaaa AGcaattgttgatgatgaagatgtgATTGAAGAACATTCCAGTGTAGGCCAACTCAAGGCCACCAATGAAGAATGTACCTCAGTGACGTTGGAAGAGTGCTTTCag CTGTACACTCAAGCGGAGCAGCTGGGTCCTGAGAACGCGTGGCATTGTCCTTCTTGTAATCGCAAGCAAGAAGTAGTCAAGCGGTTAGCCTTATGGTCCTCACCTGATATTCTCATCGTTCATCTAAAACGCTTCAAGCAG TCGGCCAAACAGAGAACTATGTCCAAATTGTCGGTGATGATTGATTTCCCGGTACATGGGCTTGATCTAACTAACCATTTGGCGTCGCGATCTCATTCCTCCCATTTGAACAGTCAGGAGATTCAAA GTAATAATGGATACATCAATCAAAATCCTGGTGGAGTAGGATGGCGTTCGCTTTGGTCACCTCTTAGGATTCGTTCTTCCTTTCGGTCTTCTACTAACGCTTATAACTCCCACAATACCGAATGTCTACCAAACAACCCGCCTAATCGAAGAGTGCTGGATGAACATGTTTACGATCTTTACGCAGTGTGCAATCACCACGGAACTGGACTAGTTGGTGGCCATTACACCG CTTATTGTCGTAATCCGACTGATGGCATGTGGTATCTGTTTGACGATGCGCATGTTTCGCGGGTCAAAGAATCAGAAATCGTGACTACATCTGCTTACATACTTTTCTATCAACGGCGCAGCCTCTCAATGTCATCGGGCTCGAGCGAGGCGTCTAGTAGTAGCAGTTCTGGCTCTGAACATTGGGCCTTTCGTTTACCTCGTGGAGAGGCACGCACTCAGCTCTCCGCTTCTAATTCAAG GAGGGGTTCTACCGATAATTTTAGTCGTAAAGATCGACTGTATTCAACACTTCCAGCAAACAGTGTTGGCCGAGGAGTTAGGGGCGTTAGCCTTGctagaaatgaagaaattacTGACTGGTCTGATGATGAAGCTGTTGCCTTGAACGGAGATTGG ggtaCACCAGAAGCTCCCCGTCGCAATGAAATCTCTCAGACACAACGTTGA
- the LOC124190663 gene encoding muscle M-line assembly protein unc-89-like — MSFNQKNSHSNAGNRKTALFKTGFTSSSSRNVTDEAVGSGKKNVGASGFSSPPPQNKTPNKSGLTPIRPTKSPGTGMKHKSGLTPVRPGVSQGASKSPFIQRPKLKSGLLPIKPSMQGGNQQSNESNCSVFNGRRKSGLKPMKPAGPLFPFSSQDKTDVSVSESKSFCFVAPKQISRGGMMSQNSASQNSLEERRKSGLLPRKHSLFGAVPPDRQPQLKPRPSISNSGMRRMPQIQISKPIEATPSLNVITEDSESPCDVQSQDNVSGITKLDDSMDMSVVIRPKTGHRMSRIPLPRSTLDNKHFSSDTEITQTRIAKRVLVFSDEDETVSSHTNVLKDGSSKANTKEGTSSIANSLQNSDILPTLTKPKQESSTNNEEKENLLHRKREIENIIEKMSSELKTIDEQLRTLDEKELLESTNGCENLTEDIDESDSPFAQVGSPAPSREDDSIPTDSTSNEDLAQLPGEEGPSDKVEGKLPLRDLAGLDEAALELGMSGSYSEILSPSRFKIEPVPEEEVKPSIQNLAIEGTVLKEGDMIHFIAKNLETKIRLSSPDISESSQLLAAQSELAKQHQSVATPESTFLAQLERDARGIAASVDGLTEHLAVSLHTISAVTAQSLTVYKDSVCKTCDAMDGNIKSMYQLMAKCEELSKAMTPIYKLSEQVKEIKKLLDIMENLS, encoded by the exons ATGTCgtttaaccaaaaaaattcTCACAGTAATGCTGGGAATAGGAAAACGGCGCTTTTTAAAACTGGATTTACGTCATCGTCTTCTCGAAATGTCACTGATGAAGCAGTTGGTTCTGGCAAGAAGAATGTTGGTGCAAGTGGTTTCAGTAGCCCTCCAcctcaaaataaaacaccCAACAAGTCAGGATTGACTCCAATTCGACCAACAAAATCCCCTGGAACAGGAATGAAACACAAATCAGGTCTGACTCCAGTGCGTCCAGGGGTTTCACAAGGAGCATCCAAAAGCCCATTTATTCAAAGACCGAAACTCAAGTCTGGACTACTACCTATCAAACCAA GCATGCAAGGAGGAAATCAACAGAGCAATGAATCGAACTGTTCTGTATTTAATGGTAGAAGAAAGTCAGGCTTGAAGCCAATGAAGCCAG CTGGACCACTGTTCCCCTTTTCATCTCAAGATAAAACAGATGTTTCTGTAAGTGAGTccaaatcattttgttttgttgctcCAAAGCAAATTTCAAGAGGAGGAATGATGAG TCAGAATTCTGCTTCTCAAAATAGCttagaagaaagaagaaaatcgggACTTTTACCTAGAAAACACT CCCTGTTCGGAGCAGTTCCGCCCGATCGCCAGCCTCAGCTGAAACCGAGACCCTCAATATCAAATTCGGGTATGCGAAGAATGCCACAGATTCAAATAAGTAAACCTATTGAGGCAACTCCTTCCCTGAATGTCATAACAGAAG ACTCTGAGAGTCCCTGTGATGTTCAGTCTCAGGATAACGTATCTGGAATTACCAAGCTAGATGATTCCATGGATATGTCTGTTGTTATACGG CCTAAAACAGGACATCGCATGTCTAGAATTCCATTGCCTAGGTCTACTTTGGACAACAAACATTTTAGCTCAGATACAGAAATAACG CAAACTCGGATTGCGAAACGTGTTCTCGTTTTTTCCGACGAAGACGAAACCGTTAGTTCTCACACCAATGTCTTAAAAGATGGAAGTTCGAAGGCAAATACGAAGGAAGGGACATCTTCCATCGCCAATAGTCTTCAGAACTCCGATATTTTGCCCACCTTgaccaaaccaaaacaagaGTCTTCTacaaataatgaagaaaaggaaaatctttTACATCGCAagagagaaattgaaaatattatagAGAAAATGTCGTCCGAGTTGAAAACCATTGATGAACAACTGCGAACTCTAGATGAAAAAGAACTCCTTGAATCAACGAATGGTTGCGAAAATCTAACGGAAGATATTGACGAATCTGACAGTCCTTTCGCTCAAGTCGGCAGTCcg GCTCCAAGCCGGGAGGATGATTCAATTCCTACAGATTCTACTTCTAATGAAGATTTAGCACAGCTTCCCGGTGAAGAGGGGCCTTCAGACAAAGTTGAAGGGAAGCTTCCTCTTAGAGATTTGGCAGGATTAGATGAAGCTGCt ctTGAACTGGGGATGTCAGGTTCATACTCAGAAATCCTTTCTCCATCCCGCTTTAAAATAGAACCAGTTCCAGAGGAAGAAGTCAAACcctcaattcaaaatttggccaTTGAAGGTACTGTTTTAAAGGAAGGAGATATGATACACTTCATTGCAAAAAATCTTGAGACCAAAATTCGACTTTCAAGTCCTGAtatttcag AATCTAGTCAGTTACTGGCAGCTCAGTCTGAACTTGCAAAGCAACATCAATCAGTAGCAACACCAGAATCAACATTTTTAGCACAGTTGGAAAGGGATGCTAGAGGTATTGCTGCTAGTGTTGATGGATTAACAGAGCACCTG gcagTTTCTTTACATACA ATCTCAGCTGTCACTGCTCAGTCATTAACTGTTTATAAAGATTCTGTTTGTAAAACATGTGATGCCATGGATGGTAACataaag TCCATGTATCAGTTAATGGCAAAATGTGAAGAACTAAGCAAAGCAATGACCCCCATCTACAAGCTGTCTGAACAAGt gaaggaaataaaaaaactcttgGATATCATGGAAAATCTCTCATAG